The following proteins are encoded in a genomic region of Opisthocomus hoazin isolate bOpiHoa1 chromosome 4, bOpiHoa1.hap1, whole genome shotgun sequence:
- the PTF1A gene encoding pancreas transcription factor 1 subunit alpha: METVLLEHFPGGLDAFSSPPYFDEEDLFPEPPPRDALAADGLLEPEVDFLSRQLQEYYRDGGDPEGGYRCPAPPAAFPPSPASPGFAYECCGAGGAALLSPGGRLRALGSAKRRRRVRSEAELQQLRQAANVRERRRMQSINDAFEGLRSHIPTLPYEKRLSKVDTLRLAIGYINFLSELVQSDLPLRSAGAESPSQPKKIIICHRGTRSPSPSDPDYGLPPLAGHSLSWTDEKQLKEQNIIRTAKVWTPEDPRKVNSKPSLRDIENEPPFDFAA, from the exons ATGGAGACCGTGCTGCTGGAGCACTTCCCCGGGGGGCTGGACGCCTTCTCCTCGCCCCCCTACTTCGACGAAGAGGACTTATTCCCCGAGCCGCCCCCGCGGGACGCGCTGGCCGCCGACGGGCTGCTGGAGCCGGAGGTGGACTTCCTCAGCCGGCAGCTGCAGGAGTACTACCGCGACGGCGGCGACCCCGAGGGCGGCTACCGCTGCCCTGCGCCGCCCGCCGCATTCCCGCCGTCGCCCGCCTCGCCCGGCTTCGCCTACGaatgctgcggggcggggggcgcggcgctgcTGTCCCccggggggcggctgcgggcgctgggctcggccaagcggcggcggcgggtgcgCTCCGAggcggagctgcagcagctgcgtCAGGCCGCCAAcgtgcgggagcggcggcggaTGCAGTCCATCAACGACGCCTTCGAGGGGCTGCGCTCGCACATCCCCACCCTCCCCTACGAGAAGCGGCTCTCCAAGGTGGACACGCTCCGCCTGGCCATCGGCTACATCAACTTCCTCAGCGAGCTGGTGCAGTCCGACCTGCCGCTGCGCAGCGCCGGCGCCGAGAGCCCCAGCCAGCCCAAGAAAATCATCATCTGCCACCGCGGCACAA GATCTCCCTCCCCGAGCGACCCCGACTACGGACTCCCCCCTCTGGCCGGTCACTCGCTGTCGTGGACTGACGAAAAGCAGCTCAAGGAGCAGAACATCATCCGGACGGCCAAAGTGTGGACCCCCGAGGACCCGCGGAAGGTGAACAGCAAACCCTCCCTCAGAGACATCGAGAACGAGCCCCCCTTCGACTTCGCGGCGTGA